One Mya arenaria isolate MELC-2E11 chromosome 5, ASM2691426v1 genomic window carries:
- the LOC128235979 gene encoding myosin-G heavy chain-like, giving the protein MTYPDSTKTLSSKGVQIEVSTTATPTTPLTSRSQQQQLQLLPLRLGVNNSNSNYSLNVYDSTTATPTTPLTSRSQQQQLQLLPLRLGVNNSNSNYSLYYLTTATPTTPLTSRSQQQQLQLLPLRLRFNNSNSNYSLNVYDSNNSNSNYSLYVCNSNYSLNVYDSTTATPTTPLTSRSQQQQLQLLPLRLGVNNSNSNYSLYVYNSNYSLYVHDSTTATPTTPLTSRSQQQQLQLLPLRLRFNNSNSNYSLNVYDSTTTTTPTTPFTSRSQQQQLQLLPLRLRFNNSNSNYSLNVYDSTTATPTTPLTSRSQQQQLQLLPLRLGVNNSNSNYSLNVYDSTTATPTTPFTSRSQQQKLQLLPLRLGVNNSNSTTATPTTPFTSRSQQQQLQLQQLQLLPLRLLLQLDPLRLRFNNSNSNYSLYVHDSTTATPTTPLTSRSQQQQLQLLPLRLRFNNSNSNYSLNVYDSTTATPTTPLTSRSQQQQLQLLPLRLRFNNSNSNYSLNVYDSTTATPTTPFTSGVNNSNSNYSLNVYDSTTATPTTPFTSRSQQQQLQLLPLRLGVNNSNSNYSLNV; this is encoded by the exons ATGACTTATCCAGACAGTACCAAGACATTATCGAGCAAGGGTGTACAGATTGAA GTgtcaacaacagcaactccaACTACTCCCTTAACGTCTAGGAgtcaacaacagcaactccaACTACTCCCATTACGTCTAGGAgtcaacaacagcaactccaACTACTCCCTTAACGTCTACGAttcaacaacagcaactccaACTACTCCCTTAACGTCTAGGAgtcaacaacagcaactccaACTACTCCCATTACGTCTAGGAgtcaacaacagcaactccaACTACTCCCTTTAC TATTTAACAACAGCAACTCCAACTACTCCCTTAACGTCTAGGAgtcaacaacagcaactccaACTACTCCCTTTACGTCTACGAttcaacaacagcaactccaACTACTCCCTTAACGTCTACGATTCAAACAACAGCAACTCCAACTACTCCCTTTACGTCTG caactccaACTACTCCCTTAACGTCTACGAttcaacaacagcaactccaACTACTCCCTTAACGTCTAGGAgtcaacaacagcaactccaACTACTCCCTTTACGTCTAGGAgtcaacaacagcaactccaACTACTCCCTTTACGTCTA caactccaACTACTCCCTCTACGTCCACGAttcaacaacagcaactccaACTACTCCCTTAACGTCTAGGAgtcaacaacagcaactccaACTACTCCCTTTACGTCTACGAttcaacaacagcaactccaACTACTCCCTTAACGTCTACgattcaacaacaacaacaactccaACTACTCCCTTTACGTCTAG GAgtcaacaacagcaactccaACTACTCCCTCTACGTCTACGAttcaacaacagcaactccaACTACTCCCTTAACGTCTACGAttcaacaacagcaactccaACTACTCCCTTAACGTCTAGGAgtcaacaacagcaactccaACTACTCCCTTTACGTCTAGGAgtcaacaacagcaactccaACTACTCCCTTAACGTCTACGAttcaacaacagcaactccaACTACTCCCTTTACGTCTAGGAGTCAACAACAGAAACTCCAACTACTCCCTTTACGTCTAGGAGTCAACAACAGCAACtcaacaacagcaactccaACTACTCCCTTTACGTCTAGGAgtcaacaacagcaactccaACTACAGCAACTCCAACTACTCCCTTTACGTCTA CTACTCCAACTAGACCCTTTACGTCTACGAttcaacaacagcaactccaACTACTCCCTCTACGTCCACGAttcaacaacagcaactccaACTACTCCCTTAACGTCTAGGAgtcaacaacagcaactccaACTACTCCCTTTACGTCTACGAttcaacaacagcaactccaACTACTCCCTTAACGTCTACGAttcaacaacagcaactccaACTACTCCCTTAACGTCTAGGAgtcaacaacagcaactccaACTACTCCCTTTACGTCTACGAttcaacaacagcaactccaACTACTCCCTTAACGTCTACGAttcaacaacagcaactccaACTACTCCCTTTACGTCTG GAgtcaacaacagcaactccaACTACTCCCTTAACGTCTACGAttcaacaacagcaactccaACTACTCCCTTTACGTCTAGGAgtcaacaacagcaactccaACTACTCCCATTACGTCTAGGAgtcaacaacagcaactccaACTACTCCCTTAACGTCTAG